A segment of the Bos taurus isolate L1 Dominette 01449 registration number 42190680 breed Hereford chromosome 8, ARS-UCD2.0, whole genome shotgun sequence genome:
aaaatgtttagatgtaaatattttaagtgttttataCTGTTTCTGAACACAGTAAAACTTGTTTATAAGTCTGGATTATTTGGTTACAAATCTTCTAATTAATAGGATAGCCAATTATTATCATAGGAAATCAATACTTATCCTAGGGACTTCGCtggaggtccaatggttaggactccgtgctttcattgccaagggcctgtgtttgatccctggttataGAACTAGAATCCCACAAACtggcatggtgcagccaaaaattaaaaaaatatttatcctaATACTTTGCATTTCACTTAACAGGACAAATCTTCTCATcctcattttgtaaataataatttCCAATGAAATGGTCACTGAGCTCTGGTTACAAATGGGGGAGCCTAAAGTAACTCAGTCACCAACTACAACATGAATGGGAAGGCCACGAATCCAGTTACTCACTCTGATGTGACTTTTCATTCATACACAAGTCTGGCATCCCAGTATGAAGTGGTCAGAACGTTCATAGTGGCCTAACTGAATTTTTTCCATTACTGTTTATTTTGTGACAATACCAAATTCTTTTTATGGCTCTCAATCACTGGTAAAGTGTAGTTGACATGATAAGGAGGCCTAGGTTTTAGATTTGTATTGTACTTCTCAAACTATCTGTGAGGAAGGACCAGTTTTCCCCCAGCTGATTTTGAGCCAATAGTTgagttaaataaagtaaaaattagttaattttaaaagaaatgaccaTGTCTTTCATTGTACAGCAGTGTCACATTGTCCTGAAAGTTACCAGATAGCTACTCTGAATTCCTTGCAGAGTGGTCCTTTTTGATAGCATATAGGCCACTCATGGAAAGTCTTAACAGAGGAATCTTAAGCCATGGTTTAAGAATCACTGCACCAGATCCTGATTACTTCTGTCACAAAGATCTGCAGGCAAAAAACCTGGGcctcctttgttttcctttgatgATTTCTAACTCCCTTCAACTGCTTTAACCCAAGGATATGCTAAAGCTGATATTCATTCCTTGCATTGAGCTTTCAGACCCATTCTGTTACATAAGACAATCAACTTTGTTTCTTGTTGCAGTTTCTCTGTTTATGAAAGGGATGGTCTTTAGATGGTCTTGATGAATGATGGCTTCTTTGAAAAGAACTTCACATTGCCTGGATCCAGAGGGTACCCTGTCAGGAGGATTCTAGTTGGAGTATGTCATGTAGATAGTTGACCTGTCCCCAGGCACATTCATTTACAAAGATACTATGTTGTCCTTCCAGGTAAATGATAAACGGATGCTTCTGTTACCACAATAAATAAAGCTTCTCTTTTATCATTCAGGCAACCAGCAAAGTTCTAAACCTTGCTTACCTGGATCTCTTCCACCAGAAGTAAGTAGTTTAACAGAGCAGTCTCTCTTTTAGTGGAGACAGCCACTCAGGactaaaaaagaatctgaaaggcaGTAGATTTAGAAATAGCAGCAGGCATTCGTGGCGGGccaggagaaaagagaaaccaTATGGGACTGCTGTGTACCGTTAGGGGAGGGAAGACAGAAGGGTGATGGAAAAGAGATGCCTCAGGTGGGTTTGATCAGTTGCTATGGTTTCTGAGGCCTATTTTAATATCAGAGGCTGCCAGCTCTGTAAGTACGGTATCAACATGCAGATTTAGGTGCAGGCTACCTAGGAAGAACCTGAGGTAAAAATGATTATACACCACTCAGATTGAGTTTCCACAGTGAACGCGTTCATAAAAAGAATAATCAAGAAAATGGATTTGATGGTAAAGGGAAAATGGTGTAGAAGAGGTCATGACAGTGATCTGGAGACCAGCCTTATTCAGGAGTGGTCTTGCCCCTTGTTATCACAGACGCAGTGTGCCCACCTCGAAAATGGCCTCAGTAAGTTCAGTGAACCTGGAGTCAGAATTTCTGGGTTCAAGTCCTAGACCCCAGTTAGCATCTTCGCAACCTTAAGCAGTCATACCTCTGGTGTCTCATCTGCTAAACATTTGCCAAGCTCTGGAAGCTGTTAAAAGACTCAAATGAGATAATCTCTGTAAAATCACAATTTATTTCTCTGCTTATTTACAATACCAAAAGTCTCCTCTACTCCCCTGTCCCAAAAAAGGATGTAAGGGAGACCATTGCTACCAGTGATACTTTTGAAAAAGCAGCTACTTCGCAACTCCAGGATTATCCAGTCAGTCACTGTGTCGACATACCATGGTATGACTGTTGTGAACAGAGAACTGCATGAGAGTGTCTAATCTGAAGGCTAACTTCTCCTGCAAATGAGGGAGGGACATCTGTGTTTGCCAGTTTacgtggttcagttcagttgctcagtcgctcagtcacgtctgactctttgcgaccccatggactgcagcacgccaggcctccctgtccatcaccaactcccggagtttacccaaacttatgtccattgagtcagtgatgccatccaaccatctcatcccgtccccttctcctcctgccttcaatctttccaagcatcagggtcttttccagtgagtcagttctttgcatcaggtggccaaagaattggagtttcagctttagcatcagtccttccaatgaacattcaggactgatttcctttaagatggacaggttggatctccttgctgttcaagggtctttcaagagtcttctccaacaccacagttcaaaagcatcaattctttggtgcttagctttctttatagtccaactctcaaatctatacatgaccactggaaaaaccattgccttgactagatggacctttgctgacaaagtaatgtctctgcttttcaatatgctgtctaggttggtcataactttccttccaaggagtaagcgtctttaatttcatggctgcagtcgccatctgcagtgattttggagcccaagaaaataaagtctctcactgtttccactgtttccccatctatttgctggaagtgatgggaccagatgccatgatcttagttttctgagtgttgagttttaaaccaactttttcactctcctctttcactgtcatcaagaagctctttagttcttcactttttctgCCAcaggagtggtgtcatctgcgtatctgaggtcattgatatttctcccagcaatcttgattccagcttgtgtttcatccagcctagagtttctcatgatgtactctgtatataagttagggtgacaatatacaggcttgatgtactccttgcccaatttggaaccagtctgttgttctatgtccagttctaactgttgcttcctgacctgcatacagatttctcaagaggcaggtcaggtagtacACCAACACACATATAAAAGGATAGAATGCCAGAAATGAGCCTTATAAGGAATGGCTTATAACTATTAGAGCttcttttttaagtaatttaaataaatgacaAGTATTGCCTTAATATCGAATTAGGTGTTGTGATTCAGACCATACAGTTGTGGTCCAGAGAGAATTTCACATCACGGGGCTGAGTAGAACTATCTATGAGAGAGAATTCTCtcttgcaaaaatagtacagttCCCTCTATCCTGTTTGCCCTAATGTAACATCTTACACATGCATAGTACAGTTGTTAAAACCTAGAAATTAGGATTGATCCGTGCTGTTCGCTAATTGAGAGACTTTCCTGAAATTTTACCACTATTCCCACAAATGTACTTTTTCCGGTCTAGGATCCCTAGAATCTTATATTCATTTGTGCTGTCTTAGTCTTCTCCAATCTCTAACCAATCTTTggtctttctttgactttaaaaaaaatctttcccaacatttaCACTTTGAAGAATACTTGCGGCTGTTTTGCAGAACACCTTTTAGTTTTGATTTATCTGATGTTTTTTCATAATTAGATTGAGGTATGCATTTTTTTGGGCAAGCATGCCACAGAAACCACAGTGTATCCTTTTCAGTATATAGATCACAAGGTCTGTGATGATCCTTCATTTAGGCAAGTTGGTTACGGTGGTGTCTGCTAGGTTTCTCCCTTACAATGTGATGATTTTCCTCTTTGTAATTAATAAGGCTCTTGTCTTGCATTTAAGATGATTTTGTGCTTCCATAAATCAACTGTCAAGGGTTGGAACAAGTGCTGTTCACAGAGGGTTGCCAAGTGTCCTGTCCTGGTGGGAAGGAGCTGTGCCCTAGAAGATGATGGAGTCATTAAGTGTTTGAATAGGTTTCTTTCAATCCATACTGAAATGGATTGCCTGACATTACATTGCAGGGTTTTTAAGTCCTACCTCCAGGCATATCTCATAGTTACTAGCAAAAATGAAAGTGTGAAATgcttttaatgtatatttaacaACACATAGTCTGGTGATTACTGATGTGTATTCTCTGTGGACGCTCTCTACTATCAGAGCAGGATGTTAAGAGACAATATTTTTACACATTCTTATCTAAATCCATCACATGTTTACTTTCTGAATATCTATAACTGTCATTTATAACAAGATCATAAAAAGTCAAATACTCTTAACTCAAACTTTGAATCATAGAATTAAAATCAATTTTCAGAAAAAGTACAATTACTGTGTTTCCTTACTCTACCTTATGAAATTGCGTACTGTAACGTGACACTAAAATTCAGCcacttaaaagcagagaaatacagCGTAGCAATGTGAGTATGGGGGTGATGCTACTTCATTCACCTTCGTGATTTAGAAATTCAGATAATAGCTCCTGTTTAAAGGCAGTTTCATCATTGAATCCAGTGTCATGTCTGATTGTGTTAAATAAAATTCGAAAAATGTACCTAATTCCTTCCTTTGGTGTCACTATTTGATAAAGATTAAGGTACCgtgttctgttttgcttttgcaTACACTGGGTCGCACAGCAAGAGTTCACGTCTTGTACTAATATATGCTAAATACTTGCATAGTCTATAGACCATTGTTGTTAAAAGTAGCAGTAGATTGTAGGCATTTTAGATCACAGATCCCCAGTGGTCTACGTTTTGTTTGCTTTGACATTATTAAACTCAATCTGTTTCTCTAACTGTGACTCTAATGACTGCATTTGCATGGCAGAGAAGTTTGCTTCGTGGATCAACTTGTATTAACAGAGCTTGCATGTTGTTTTCTGCTCTCGCTCGTGGTGTTCCATGAGCAGACAGAGCACCTTCAGCTGCACTGAGAAATTATGCACAATCAATAAGTTTCTGTGTTTGTCTTTGTCGTTTCTTTGATGTGGCCTCCAGGATGCTGCCGGCAAGGTGCTGGACCGCTGGGCCATCATGTCTCGAGAAGAGGAAATCATCACCCTTCAGCAGTTTCTGCGGTTCGGAGAAACCAAATCCATCGTGGAGCTGATGGCGATTCAGGAGAAAGAAGGGCAGGCCGTAGCTGTACCATCTTCAAAGACAGACTCAGACATCAGAACTTTCATTGAGAGCAATAATCGCACCAGGAGTCCCAGCCTCCTCGCCCATCTAGAGAACAGCAACCCTTCCAGCATTCATCACTTCGAAAACATCCCCAACAGCCTCGCCTTCCTGCTGCCATTCCAGTACATAAACCCAGTCTCAGCCCCGCTGCTAGGATTGCCTCCAAACGGGCTGCTGTTAGAGCAACCAGGACTGAGGCTGCGGGAACCCAGCCTTTCGACCCAGAATGAATATAATGAGAGCAGTGAGTCTGAAGTCTCCCCCACGCCCTACAAGAATGATCAAACGCCCAATAGAAATGCCCTGACCAGCATCACTAACGTGGAGCCCAAAACCGAGCCAGCCTGCGTGTCTCCCATTCAGAATTCCGCCCCAGTCAGTGATCTGTCCAAAACTGAACACCCGAAGAGCTCATTCCGGATCCACCGGATGAGAAGGATGGGGTCAGCCTCCCGGAAGGGAAGAGTGTTCTGTAACGCGTGTGGGAAGACGTTCTATGACAAAGGTACTCTCAAAATCCATTATAACGCCGTTCACCTGAAGATCAAACATCGGTGCACCATTGAAGGCTGCAATATGGTCTTTAGCTCCCTCCGCAGCCGGAACCGCCACAGTGCAAACCCTAACCCTCGCCTTCACATGCCTATGCTAAGGAATAACCGAGACAAAGATTTAATCCGGGCCACGTCCGGGGCTGCCACCCCCGTCATAGCAAGTACAAAATCGAATCTCACACTCACGAGCCCTGGCCGGCCCCCAATGGGTTTTACCACTCCCCCACTAGACCCCGTCTTACAGAACCCTCTCCCTAGCCAGCTGGTGTTCTCTGGGCTAAAGACTGTCCAACCCGTTCCTCCATTTTATAGAAGTTTACTCACTCCAGGGGAAATGGTGAGTCCTCCGACCTCCCTCCCAACCAGTCCCATCATTCCAACCAGTGGTACCATAGAGCAGCACCCCCCACCGCCCTCTGAGCCAGCAGCGCCAGTAGTGATGATGGCCACTCATGAGCCCAGTGCCGACCTGGCGCCCAAGAAGAAGCCCAGGAAGTCCAGTATGCCTGTGAAGATCGAGAAGGAAATTATCGATACCGCCGATGAGTTTGACGATGAAGATGACGACCCCAATGACAGCGGGGCTGTGGTCAACGATGGGAGCCATGACAATCACTGCCACTCCCAGGAGGAGATGAGTCCGGGCATGTCGGTGAAGGACTTTTCTAAGCATAGCAGGACCCGGTGCCTTTCAAGGACAGAGATAAGAAGGGCTGACAGCATGACTTCTGAGGACCAAGAACCTGAGCGGGACTATGAGAATGAGTCTGAGTCTTCGGAGCCCAAACTCGGTGAGGAATCCATGGAGGGGGATGAGCACATGCACGGTGAGGTGAGTGAGAAAGTCCTGATGAATAGTGAGAGGCCGGACGAGAACCACAGTGAGCCCTCTCACCAGGATGTCATCAAGGTGAAGGAGGAGTTTACAGATCCCACTTACGACATGTTTTACATGAGCCAGTATGGGCTGTACAACGGCGGGGGTGCCAGCATGGCAGCCCTGCACGAGAGTTTTACATCCTCTCTGAATTACGGCAGCCCTCAGAAGTTCTCCCCAGAAGGGGACCTGTGTTCTAGCCCAGACCCTAAAATCTGTTATGTGTGCAAGAAGAGTTTCAAAAGCTCCTACAGCGTGAAGCTTCACTACAGGAACGTTCACTTGAAAGAGATGCATGTCTGCACGGTGGCTGGCTGCAACGCTGCCTTCCCCTCTCGCCGAAGCAGAGACAGGTCAGTAAATCTCCATTGGCTGCTCCTGCTGGGGGGTGGAGGGTGCCAGTCATGGTGGACttgacacattaaaaaataatccaacTTGGATGTTTTCGATGCACTGTAAAGATTGTCCACAGTGACCGCGTGATCCCCAAGCTGCCATGCTCGTGAAGGATTGTTGCAGTCGGTGCTTGTTCTGATTAAGCATGCAGAATCATACGCCATCTTACTCAGTAATGCACGCCATTTTTCTCTGTGCtccgtgtgtgtgtttgtgtgtgtgtgtttccatgcaTCTAGGTGTGAATAAGTTAACTGTGTACACAGTTCCCTGCTTTCCCGTGAACCTTCACTTAGAAGCTGCAGCTTCTgttatatatatttctgctttgccTTGTGGCTTTATAATTAAATCAATATATTATCTTCATACACACGTATTTATCCAatatagaaacagaaatttaCGGATGGAAAGAACCATAGGTCCAGGACATCGAGACAGCCTGCATCTGCGTAGGTATAACCAGAAATGTTATCATTCTTACATGAGTATTTAGTGTGTCCATGAATTCTTTAAGAGTCGTAGAAATACCGGAAGACAATGGGACTGAAGTAATTGTTGATATGGGGAAATGTAATGACGATTGTGGGTTACTTCAACTTCACAATGTCTTTGAGCACATCTCTAACATATAGTCTGTCATGGGAATTATGCATAGAAGGGGAGGCATGCATATACTTTGAGGATCAGTTAGAATATATTATGTCCAGCCTTCAGATGACATCACACCTTAGGTATGTAGCTGTGGCTCTGAAACAGTTGGGCTTAAACAGAAGCAGCTGGTCCTAAACCTGCAGTGTTCTTtttcaatcttaaagaaaatgtaatataaaagGAATGTGTTAAGGTGGTCAGTGGTGGAGTAGTACAGCTGTCCTCCTCTTGTGGAGATAAGCTTAGGAGCAGAGTATACACCCGCCTAACTAGAGTCACACAGTTAGTTCATCCCATTATAACAAATGCAGTTTTTGGTTTTACATTGTCTTTTAATaatgtatctggagaaaatttTTTACATGGTAAAAATCAATATATGTAGAAGAAACAATATTAACTAGGAAGTTTCCAAATAGCTACCACCCAAATTCTAGTGTTTCCCTGGTGGGTAGAGTTGTTTCATAAAGTAACAACAATAGAAGTATGCTGAAAAGTAGTGACTTGCCTCTATAATGTTCtgttttttccatatttaaaaattcagtcttcttaaaaataaaagaaaaaaatattttcctttctactAAAATACAAGGGACCCAATGCATGAAAAGCAAAATCTCTGAGAAAAAATTGAGTGGCTTTCTTCATACAATTCAAAACATGCTTTGAAGAGAAATCTATCTTCTTAAAAAATTCCCTCCCCCCAACTCCATTTACCTTGTTCTGTAAAAATGTTTTATGGTCACAGAGTTCTTTTCAGTTCCAGGTTATCATTGACAGTCCCAGAATACAGCAGTTAAGATAGCTAGActttgaataataaaatataatactatATCCATCCCCCCCCACGTTTGTAAGTAATACTCATTTACACTTGAAATAGTGCACTTGTGATAATGAGGTTAAtgcattggatttttttttttaacaaaaataaaagactcaTGAAAAACTgcataaaatatttatggaaatggAGTGTTTGAAGACAAGCCAAAATTTAAGCTTATTTGCATGAATTCCTATCACAGTTTTAGTTGGTTTGCTGAAAATACTGCAAGTCATAACACTCAAATAAATGGCTCTGGGACCAAAGGCTACAACACCCAAAGCTTGGTGCTTTCATTTACATCAAGCCACCAGAAAACACGAGCGCTGTTTTTATGCCTCAGTGTATAAGGAAGTACTGTGCAGAGGGTGGTTTGTCTgaggaaaaacatttattgacagaagcagaatatttCAGTCTCTAATTTTACTCTTAAGGATTGAGTGTTCCATGGGTGACCATCCATACACAAGTTAAGACCACTGCCCAGGATAACTAGGATATAGGATATTCCAGGTGGGAAGCATAATACAGATATGTATGTTCAGTCTCACAAGAGATTGCAAACCCCAGAAGACAGGTGATTACATTTCGTATGGGTGAAATAGCACGTCACGCCGAATCGTTTTAATTCTGGAATTTTGTCACACACGATAAAaagcaaattggaaaaaaaaagtactgtaCAAGAAAGTCTTCTGATTCTCACTTGAAGCTTTGCTTTGCAAGAGTCCTCAAATCTTTTGACCCCAGGGTAAACACTTAGCAGAAACTTTGatacttcaactttttttttttataagaagaGTGTTCATCCTTGTTGAGTCTATGACTTGAGTTAATATGTGAGCATAGCTACCACCGAATACGCAAAAACAGGGGTGCCATTGAATACCATCCTCTTCTGCATCTCAGGAAACATAACTGCACTATAATTGTACCCCTGTTTCATTGTCATCAACTAATGTTGACCTGTAATTTGATCTCCTTATTCACAAAGCCTCTGCCTCACATCTCAAATCTACCCAGTAGACTTCTCTTCCCTTGTCTCTTCACTCTTCCTGTATCAGTCGCAAGAACCCCAGGAATTTCATCCCTGCTTTTTTCCTCTTCAATCCACTATGAAGTTAGGCTGAGTTTTCTTACCTTTCTGTGACCCAACACACCTTCCCAAGCAGAAATCCCCCCCGTCTCTAATCCTGCTGTCCCTGTGtccatttctctcctctccccagcaTCTTGATTCATCCATCCTGGACTCTGCAACATCTTCCTTGTGCAAACAGAGCATTAGAAGGCATTTTGAGATGGGGTCGAAGTATGCAAGGGGTTTACCTGTGATAAAACTAACAGAATAAACCCTCTTCCTTCTATTTATGAAAGCAGCCTTCTTGTCTTTGGGCTTAGAACACCTTACCGGAGTGAGAAACAGGTCTTCCTGGGCTTCTTTCAAGATGATTGTATTTGAGGGAGTTGTGTGTTTGGTCTCAGACAGGCAGTTAGCAGGATGGAAGTAGAAAGATGGTAAATGCTGTGTTTTACACTTGGCGACTAGTTAGCAGAgatgtccaagtctttgcttaGCATCTTTCTAGGTCTTGTAAGATCAGATTGAAGGCTTTTTGAAAAACAATATTCTTTGTGTGAAGTCACCAAAAGGGACATGAGAGAGAGAGTGGGGCACAGGCAAGGTTTGTGAGGGCTGAGGATTCTGAGTGAAGTATCAGAAGTGTCCTTTCTATACATTTGTGAATGAGTGTGAGTTTAATAAATTTGAAAGACACTAATGACACAGAGCAAGCTAATATACACAAACTCCAATTCATCTGGTCATTAGGTGGCTGTTAGGGTACTTTTTATTCTGAGTTTTAGAAGCACAATGTAAATTACTTTCCCTGTAAAGAACTACAGAACTATAAGGCGATGGCTGATATTTAAGTATTTAAGTGTATACTGACACTAGACATCTGGACTTCTTTCTTGTTTACCCTTGATTTTTCTGCTAAGATACTCTGCTTTCAGGGAACAGCAAAGCTGACTCTAGGTTTTTAAGTATACCTATGAAAATACTCCCTGGGAAGAATTCTAACTGGCCTAGAACCTGCAATCTTCATAAAGGACAGCTTCTTGACGAGTGTCATAGAAGTGGTTGGCCCTGGCTTTCTTTGGTCATTTCTTATCCTCTCTCTGGTATTTTGATCCCCAGGAGGGCTGAGTGGCCATGGATCATCTGTAtattagggaagcccatttataaattacatttggtttttattccaaaaaataaaaacccctGTGTCCTCTTCTGAATTCCTTATCATTTGCTAGTAtgttaaaaatctatttatatcTGTTTCAGTGATTGGCTGTTTTAAAACTCCCTCAATTATAATGAAGATTTTGTCTACAGAAACTAGACGGTCTGCATAGAAAGAAATACTTAAtctgtttgtttttcatcttAACATGAATTTTTACCATCTTTGTTCCTCTCTTCCCTCTGAGAATAGTGGCCACTCATTGCTACAGTTTGTCTTGAATTTTTTCAGAAAGGTAAGCATTATGTTTGATCTTCAAGGTGTAGGAAAGGTGATTCAGCCCCATGGAtaaatttagaaacaaaataatatttgCTTAGGGtgacttataaataaataatgaggCAACCATTGGTGCCAAGTGGAAACCTTGTCTTTGATTGCTACTTAAATCCGTCCAGATTTAAACATGTAAACTTCTTGATTTGTATGAAGTAAGACATCTGTATTTGGTTTATTAAAACCTGCTGATGTCTCCAGAACTAAATTTGTTCCTGTATAGGCCTCTGGGTAGCCGtagctaaaaagcagagatgtatGGTTTTTGCTTGTTTGATTACCTGACTTCCAGCCCTGTACAGGTGTGCAGGAATAAATTAACATAAGCTACCTCTGACGAGCCACTGCATACATTAACAACAGAGGTGAAGATGCGAAAACATGCTACCTGCCTCCTGTTTTCACCTTCCCAGCAGCGACATCCATTTTTCCCATCATTCTTGTTTAGAAAAGTTCTCTGTAAGTTTCCAAAGAGAGATTTGCAATAAATGCATATGATTTCACCAGGCAATACCTCCAAGAAATGAGCCACTTAGCACCAATTAAAGATAACTATTAGTGCATTTGCCCTAATACAATTAGCTGTCAAACAGTGTGTTAATCTTCTCCAAGTACGAGAAGAGAACACTTTAAGCCATCAGCTTTTTCATTTCCTATATTTTTTGCCATCCAAACTGCAGCTCTCCTTTACCAGAATTCTTTTACAAGGTAAAGTCCTGTTGGTCCTCTGACTTTTAAAGGAagacattttttcccccctctgttaCTCTTTAGTTTCACAGTACAGCCAGGAGATCAATAGGTCTTTTGTACTTATCTCCATTACTTTCCATcaaaggcaaacaaacaaaataaattccCCCTTCTGAGTAATTGCTGGTTGTGCCCTCCTCAAGCGAAACTTTGGTAGTAAGATAAACTTCAGTGTCATTCCTGTCTCTGGGGTTCTTTTTATATCCTGGGAGAAGAGCAGTGAGCAAAACGGCCTCCTTGTATCATGGGGAGAGACTCTGTCAAGCCTACCATGCGCCTCGGATCTTCCTAATGACCTCCTGCTGGCCCAGCTGGATGTAAGACAAGCTCATTTAAGCCTCTGCTGACCTTTCACTCCTCCAGCCCAAGAAGTACACCAATCACTTCCACCAAACTGCCTACCAACTAGACAACAAAGCTTAATGTCGAGCAAAGGACTTCC
Coding sequences within it:
- the BNC2 gene encoding zinc finger protein basonuclin-2 isoform X10; its protein translation is MSEEAEVDVRERETQRDREPKRARDLTLRDSCTDNSMQFGTRTTPAEPGFMGTWQNADTNLLFRMSQQVPVACAGRLLGADFCPNLEEPDQRLEVQAIRCTLVNCTCECFQPGKINLRTCDQCKHGWVAHALDKLSTQHLYHPTQVEIVQSNVVFDISSLMLYGTQAVPVRLKILLDRLFSVLKQEEVLHILHGLGWTLRDYVRGYILQDAAGKVLDRWAIMSREEEIITLQQFLRFGETKSIVELMAIQEKEGQAVAVPSSKTDSDIRTFIESNNRTRSPSLLAHLENSNPSSIHHFENIPNSLAFLLPFQYINPVSAPLLGLPPNGLLLEQPGLRLREPSLSTQNEYNESSESEVSPTPYKNDQTPNRNALTSITNVEPKTEPACVSPIQNSAPVSDLSKTEHPKSSFRIHRMRRMGSASRKGRVFCNACGKTFYDKGTLKIHYNAVHLKIKHRCTIEGCNMVFSSLRSRNRHSANPNPRLHMPMLRNNRDKDLIRATSGAATPVIASTKSNLTLTSPGRPPMGFTTPPLDPVLQNPLPSQLVFSGLKTVQPVPPFYRSLLTPGEMVSPPTSLPTSPIIPTSGTIEQHPPPPSEPAAPVVMMATHEPSADLAPKKKPRKSSMPVKIEKEIIDTADEFDDEDDDPNDSGAVVNDGSHDNHCHSQEEMSPGMSVKDFSKHSRTRCLSRTEIRRADSMTSEDQEPERDYENESESSEPKLGEESMEGDEHMHGEVSEKVLMNSERPDENHSEPSHQDVIKVKEEFTDPTYDMFYMSQYGLYNGGGASMAALHESFTSSLNYGSPQKFSPEGDLCSSPDPKICYVCKKSFKSSYSVKLHYRNVHLKEMHVCTVAGCNAAFPSRRSRDRNRNLRMERTIGPGHRDSLHLRRHSANINLHRKLLTKELDDMGLDSSQPSLSKDLRDEFLMKIYGAQHPLGLDIREDASSPAGTEDSHLNGYGRGMAEDYMVLDLSTTSSLQSSSSIHSSRESDAGSDEGILLDDIDGASDSGESAHKAEAPTLPGGLGADVSGSLMFNSLSGSTGGIMCTICHKMYSNKGTLRVHYKTVHLREMHKCKVPGCNMMFSSVRSRNRHSQNPNLHKNIPFTAVD
- the BNC2 gene encoding zinc finger protein basonuclin-2 isoform X6 — protein: MVPVACAGRLLGADFCPNLEEPDQRLEVQAIRCTLVNCTCECFQPGKINLRTCDQCKHGWVAHALDKLSTQHLYHPTQVEIVQSNVVFDISSLMLYGTQAVPVRLKILLDRLFSVLKQEEVLHILHGLGWTLRDYVRGYILQDAAGKVLDRWAIMSREEEIITLQQFLRFGETKSIVELMAIQEKEGQAVAVPSSKTDSDIRTFIESNNRTRSPSLLAHLENSNPSSIHHFENIPNSLAFLLPFQYINPVSAPLLGLPPNGLLLEQPGLRLREPSLSTQNEYNESSESEVSPTPYKNDQTPNRNALTSITNVEPKTEPACVSPIQNSAPVSDLSKTEHPKSSFRIHRMRRMGSASRKGRVFCNACGKTFYDKGTLKIHYNAVHLKIKHRCTIEGCNMVFSSLRSRNRHSANPNPRLHMPMLRNNRDKDLIRATSGAATPVIASTKSNLTLTSPGRPPMGFTTPPLDPVLQNPLPSQLVFSGLKTVQPVPPFYRSLLTPGEMVSPPTSLPTSPIIPTSGTIEQHPPPPSEPAAPVVMMATHEPSADLAPKKKPRKSSMPVKIEKEIIDTADEFDDEDDDPNDSGAVVNDGSHDNHCHSQEEMSPGMSVKDFSKHSRTRCLSRTEIRRADSMTSEDQEPERDYENESESSEPKLGEESMEGDEHMHGEVSEKVLMNSERPDENHSEPSHQDVIKVKEEFTDPTYDMFYMSQYGLYNGGGASMAALHESFTSSLNYGSPQKFSPEGDLCSSPDPKICYVCKKSFKSSYSVKLHYRNVHLKEMHVCTVAGCNAAFPSRRSRDRNRNLRMERTIGPGHRDSLHLRRHSANINLHRKLLTKELDDMGLDSSQPSLSKDLRDEFLMKIYGAQHPLGLDIREDASSPAGTEDSHLNGYGRGMAEDYMVLDLSTTSSLQSSSSIHSSRESDAGSDEGILLDDIDGASDSGESAHKAEAPTLPGGLGADVSGSLMFNSLSGSTGGIMCTICHKMYSNKGTLRVHYKTVHLREMHKCKVPGCNMMFSSVRSRNRHSQNPNLHKNIPFTAVD
- the BNC2 gene encoding zinc finger protein basonuclin-2 isoform X9, which gives rise to MAIRCTLVNCTCECFQPGKINLRTCDQCKHGWVAHALDKLSTQHLYHPTQVEIVQSNVVFDISSLMLYGTQAVPVRLKILLDRLFSVLKQEEVLHILHGLGWTLRDYVRGYILQDAAGKVLDRWAIMSREEEIITLQQFLRFGETKSIVELMAIQEKEGQAVAVPSSKTDSDIRTFIESNNRTRSPSLLAHLENSNPSSIHHFENIPNSLAFLLPFQYINPVSAPLLGLPPNGLLLEQPGLRLREPSLSTQNEYNESSESEVSPTPYKNDQTPNRNALTSITNVEPKTEPACVSPIQNSAPVSDLSKTEHPKSSFRIHRMRRMGSASRKGRVFCNACGKTFYDKGTLKIHYNAVHLKIKHRCTIEGCNMVFSSLRSRNRHSANPNPRLHMPMLRNNRDKDLIRATSGAATPVIASTKSNLTLTSPGRPPMGFTTPPLDPVLQNPLPSQLVFSGLKTVQPVPPFYRSLLTPGEMVSPPTSLPTSPIIPTSGTIEQHPPPPSEPAAPVVMMATHEPSADLAPKKKPRKSSMPVKIEKEIIDTADEFDDEDDDPNDSGAVVNDGSHDNHCHSQEEMSPGMSVKDFSKHSRTRCLSRTEIRRADSMTSEDQEPERDYENESESSEPKLGEESMEGDEHMHGEVSEKVLMNSERPDENHSEPSHQDVIKVKEEFTDPTYDMFYMSQYGLYNGGGASMAALHESFTSSLNYGSPQKFSPEGDLCSSPDPKICYVCKKSFKSSYSVKLHYRNVHLKEMHVCTVAGCNAAFPSRRSRDRNRNLRMERTIGPGHRDSLHLRRHSANINLHRKLLTKELDDMGLDSSQPSLSKDLRDEFLMKIYGAQHPLGLDIREDASSPAGTEDSHLNGYGRGMAEDYMVLDLSTTSSLQSSSSIHSSRESDAGSDEGILLDDIDGASDSGESAHKAEAPTLPGGLGADVSGSLMFNSLSGSTGGIMCTICHKMYSNKGTLRVHYKTVHLREMHKCKVPGCNMMFSSVRSRNRHSQNPNLHKNIPFTAVD